A genome region from Halichondria panicea chromosome 15, odHalPani1.1, whole genome shotgun sequence includes the following:
- the LOC135348371 gene encoding serine/threonine-protein phosphatase 6 regulatory ankyrin repeat subunit B-like, which yields MTSPDRSVYHWSHQLHQAASENSTDSLHQLLKQGNSPNLHGGVQCWLRGASSSQSRTPLHYAAKEGHLDSIRLLLVYGADPNARDEDGYTPLHYVCQIYSPGVERCDGVLKCVETLIEFGADVRAETNSRCTPRDLAQRQNNSVCLEAMNIYCETVPTLLHLTRHRVVGLVHAHWLPQVQHLWIPHSLKMYLKFEDVIAKWRRQ from the exons ATGACCTCTCCAGACAGATCTGTCTACCATTGGTCCCACCAGCTCCACCAGGCTGCCTCAGAGAACAGCACAGACAGTCTCCACCAGCTGCTGAAGCAGGGTAACTCTCCCAACCTTCATGGAGGGGTCCAGTGCTGGTTGAGGGGGGCGTCATCGTCTCAAAGCCGAACACCTCTCCATTATGCAGCCAAAGAGGGCCACTTGGACTCCATTAGACTGCTCCTGGTGTACGGGGCTGATCCGAATGCTAGAGATGAAGATGGGTACACACCGCTACACTATGTATGTCAAATATACAGTCCAGGAGTGGAGAGGTGTGATGGTGTTCTGAAGTGTGTCGAGACTTTGATAGAGTTCGGAGCTGATGTCAGAGCCGAGACGAATTCACGATGCACACCCAGGGATCTGGCACAGAGGCAGAACAATAGTGTGTGCTTGGAGGCTATGAACATTTATT gtgagaCTGTCCCCACTTTGCTCCACCTGACCAGACACCGGGTGGTGGGGCTGGTACACGCCCACTGGCTACCTCAAGTCCAGCACCTCTGGATACCACACTCCTTGAAAAT GTATTTGAAGTTTGAAGATGTCATCGCCAAGTGGAGACGACAATAA
- the LOC135348369 gene encoding uncharacterized protein LOC135348369 translates to MDQDQDRRLSMQFAQPVTASDLEEVDQPDVSHGLAGYVSGPSTPLSLMEDRKKSHEEAVRNIDDPVDVKPKLLVAVTDKDQDDGGSMKSFGSLEDLLVNELYEVGSAPEPQESELTEVSTADHCSEISEITVDSAPIDNGGELTTASHCIEPGDQVEASPQDKTLIADSKSDDELNATVVAAQGAQPSVADTSAIGTMWIVHPHRELNQAVAETSDELLEVVEERVPHTNLSPEAIVNEVEAVQVAVPVEPHGVFSIMILFGKNRYLLTKDNGTSLRLVHTNEDDTVRMIMQDDQEVPLTTPFPFDTTFVGNGTFPQHCTSGTNDSMQTLHENAAITQPQNQEVAK, encoded by the exons ATGGATCAAGATCAGGATAGAAGACTGTCCATGCAGTTTGCTCAACCTGTGACCGCGAGCGATCTAGAAGAAGTCGACCAACCTGATGTTAGCCACGGTTTGGCCGGTTATGTTAGCGGACCCTCTACTCCTCTGTCCCTCATGGAGGACAGAAAAAAAAGCCACGAAGAAGCTGTTCGTAACATTGATGATCCTGTGGATGTGAAACCAAAGCTTCTAGTCGCTGTAACAGACAAAGATCAGGATG ATGGTGGCAGTATGAAAAGCTTCGGCTCGCTAGAAGATCTGCTGGTTAACGAACTCTATGAGGTTGGATCAGCCCCCGAACCTCAAGAGAGTGAGCTGACCGAAGTGTCTACTGCAGACCATTGTAGTGAAATTTCTGAAATAACCGTAGACTCTGCTCCAATAGACAATGGAGGTGAGCTAACAACTGCGAGCCACTGCATTGAACCAGGAGACCAAGTGGAAGCTAGTCCGCAGGATAAGACGTTAATAGCGGACAGTAAGAGTGATGACGAACTGAATGCCACAGTCGTTGCTGCTCAAGGAGCTCAACCAAGTGTTGCTGATACAAGTGCCATTGGAACTATGTGGATTGTTCATCCTCATAGGGAGCTCAACCAAGCCGTCGCTGAAACTTCCGATGAGCTATTGGAGGTTGTAGAGGAGCGAGTACCCCACACTAACCTTTCCCCTGAGGCTATCGTCAATGAGGTGGAGGCTGTGCAGGTGGCAGTCCCAGTGGAACCTCACGGAGTCTTTAGTATT ATGATTCTTTTCGGGAAAAATCGGTATCTTCTCACGAAAGATAACGGCACTTCCCTAAG ACTTGTGCACACTAACGAAGATGACACAGTTAGAATGATCATGCAAGATGATCAAGAAGTGCCCTTGACAACACCGTTTCCATTCGATACCACCTTCGTTGGCAATGGAACTTTCCCTCAGCACTGCACTTCTGGCACAAATGACTCTATGCAAACTCTGCACGAAAACGCTGCAATCACACAACCACAAAACCAAGAAGTCGCCAAGTAA